From Cellulophaga lytica DSM 7489, a single genomic window includes:
- a CDS encoding DsbA family oxidoreductase has product MQIHIWSDIRCPFCYIGKRNFTAALDKFPHKDKITLEWKSFELDPNLKTQTDINAIDHFMQSKGVDEVNAKGMFNRVTEMASGVGLTFKIEDIVTANSLNAHRLLQYAKTVGFADSTKEALLKAHLEDGKNIDDIAFLVNTAISVGMDKAAVEEIYKTDAFTYEVRQDEMEAKNLGISGVPFFVLNNKYGVSGAQPVEAFTEALEQAWEKHQKESLTVLPTTGGESCDVNGNCC; this is encoded by the coding sequence ATGCAAATACATATATGGTCAGATATTAGATGCCCGTTTTGTTACATTGGCAAACGTAACTTTACAGCTGCATTAGATAAATTTCCGCACAAAGATAAAATTACTCTAGAGTGGAAAAGTTTTGAGTTAGATCCTAACTTAAAAACGCAAACAGATATTAATGCTATAGACCACTTTATGCAAAGCAAAGGTGTAGACGAGGTTAATGCTAAAGGTATGTTTAACAGAGTTACAGAAATGGCTAGTGGTGTTGGTCTTACCTTTAAAATTGAAGACATTGTTACCGCAAATTCTTTAAACGCACACCGTTTATTGCAATATGCAAAAACAGTAGGTTTTGCTGATAGTACTAAAGAGGCTTTGTTAAAAGCACATTTAGAAGATGGTAAAAATATAGATGATATAGCGTTTTTAGTAAATACAGCTATCTCTGTTGGTATGGACAAAGCTGCTGTTGAAGAAATCTACAAAACAGATGCTTTTACATACGAGGTTAGGCAAGACGAAATGGAGGCCAAAAACCTTGGTATTAGTGGCGTTCCTTTTTTTGTTTTAAATAACAAGTACGGAGTTTCTGGCGCACAACCAGTAGAAGCTTTTACTGAAGCTTTAGAACAAGCTTGGGAAAAACACCAAAAAGAGTCGCTTACTGTTTTACCAACAACAGGCGGAGAGTCTTGTGATGTAAATGGCAATTGTTGTTAA